TATTCTTCGTCTTTGTAGCACCGGATGGGCGAAGGTTGTACATATAGATGGATGTGAGGGAAGTGGTGCCGTATCCATTGGCATTGTTTGGGGGTAAAGGCGACCCTGTTATCGTGTGGGTGTTTTTCTTCGCGAATGAGGCCTATGTGAATGGGAGTTTCCATTTTTGAAGTTAAGATATTTTGGGGTGTAGCGTGTATAAGATATAGTTGAGATATTTTTTTTGTTGAAAATGATAAAAATATTTGTGAGTTAAAGAGGAGTTGCTATATTTGCATCCCGCAATTGACGCGGAGAGTTCTTAAGGAGAATGCCCAGATGGCGGAATTGGTAGACGCGCTAGACTCAAAATCTTGTTTTCGAAAGGGAGTGCAGGTTCGATTCCTGTTCTGGGCACATTGATTTACAATAGTTATAAAGGCTCCTAAAAGGGGCCTTTGTTGTTTTTTAATGTTATGCAAACAATTAAGCAAACAAATGACTGGCCGGGAAATAAAGAACCAGATTTTCCAAAAATGCATTATTTCTTTTTCTAAGTAAACAATCCCATTCGAGTAAGTGCCAGTTTATCCTTTTCGTTGGATTAAGTTGAATTCCTGGGGAATATAGAAACAGTTCTCCTGGTATGGATGATGAACAATTGCTTACATCCATACAAGCCAATGCGGCAGCATGAAGGAGTGATAGGAGAAAGCAGGAGGATTAATGGGAGAATGATGCAGGTAAGGTGGAGTTGATCTGAAGATGGATGGATGATGTGGGGTCTTGTCCTTATATAGGTTTTACCTGTCGTTAGAAAACCCTGAATGAAGTTTACAAAGTAACAAAATGATCCTGAATAAGGTTTACGTGATTTCTAAGCCTCAATCAGGCATATACCTGTAAGAAAAGCGGGTATTCATACATCCGGACATGGGTATCCATGAACCAATTCCCTGGAAATAATATAAGAGCACCTAATAACAATCTCCGGTCAGGAAAAAGCTATACCTGTTCATTCCCGTTGTAAGGCTAATGAAGAGTAGCCAATAGCAGGACCCTTCAGTAACAGTACGTCCTGGTACAATGGCCATCGTTTCAATAGTGGCTTGCCGCGTTTTTTACCGGCTTGTGGGATTGGAGATGCTGCTGTACTTACAGCGACCACTTCTGCAGTCATGTATTTACTGTTGTCCGTAACCAGGCTCCCCTGGAAAGCGCGTACCTGTAATACGACGATCCCTGTTCCTTTTCCCGGAACGGTCATGTTCAGTTCCATGCCTTCGAACGGTTTACTGAGATCAATCCTCTTTGTGATGGAGACTGCGCCTGTAACCCGCCGGTGGGCAAAATGAGCCCGCACAGCGATGGCTTTTATCTCAAAATGGGTGAATCCGGACAATCGTGATAATTCCTGTGCAGGAATCAGCAGTATGCCATCGGGTGTGAATATGGGGGAGTGAGAGAAGAATTTTTCCAGGCTGGTGTGCCGGTTGAACCGGTATCCTTTTATGCCCTGTACGCCGGATTGTATCAGCACTTTGTTCAGCCGGTTTACGAAAGTACCGTCGCAACGAAGATCCAGGTGCGGGGCGAATGCTTTACGTATGAGGCTACCTTTACGGCTGGCCATACCAAAATTGCGGGCAGCCTGCCGGGTGGCCGTTGTTTGTTTTACCTGGGCAGGCATACTACGCAGGAAGTGAACTCCATTGCGTTCGTAGCCAATCACGTTATCCAGCCTGCCGGTAAAGAGGAATGGGCCTGTTTGTGTTGCCATGTTACCTACATTTTTCTTAAAGTTATGACAACCAGGGGATCAGCTCCCTAGACTTCTTTAGCCATTATCAAATGTGTCTGGCTTGTATGTTAGCGTATATTCAACGGGAGGTGCCCCGGAAGAGAGAATTGTTCAGTACTGATTACACGGGTATTAGAAGATTTCGAAAAGTTGGATGGCAAACTATTACAGGTCGCCTGCCCCCAGGATTTCAACTTGATCCCTTACCGTTTACAGCTATTAATATCATAACGTCTTACCATATAGGAAAAGGGGCCGTCTCGACACTATAACATAAACTGTGTAAACATAGAAAAACCAATGTTCGTAAGAGCCCCGATTTTCTATGTTTACACAGTTACCGGACCACTTCAAGGTAAATATGTTTTACGGTATTGACTAGGCGTTTGCTGTTTTACTTCCGCAAATTGTTTACTGAAATGTGCCCAGCTTTTATAACCACTTTCATAGCAGATATCCAGTATTGATTGATTACCGGTAGTAAGCAATTTGCACGCATGACTGATCCGCAGATCCCTCAGGAAATCAAAATAGGTTTTTTTGATATTCTTCTTAAAAAAACGGCAAAAGTTGGGTATACTCATATTAGCGATGGCTGCCACTTGTGTAAGGGTAATTTTTTCCTGGTAATGTTTAAAAGAGAAATCAATAACTTTTTCGATAACAGGATTTACCACGTTGCCGGTATCTGTGAAATCTTCCGTCAGTATTTTATATTGGGTGGAAAGCCCTATTTTATGGAGGCACTGCAATAATAGCATGAGTTTATCAAAGCCCCTTTTTCGATACATCAGTTGTATGCTCTCGGTTATCTCCTTTTTCAGGTTTTTTTCCAGTTGTATTCCGTTATTCTTTCGTAACAAAGATTGTATTGCTTTCATTTCGGCCATCTGCAGCAATTCCCCGCCCCAGCAATCGTTCGTGAAATGTATCACCAGCGCGGCCCCCGTCATTTTAGGATGATTTTTCCTGAACCAATGTGGCAGGTTGCCGGCTATAAAAAACAGGTCGTTAACGGAATAATCGCATACGTAGTCACCGATCATGGCGGTGCCATGTCCTTTTAGAATAAGGATCAGTTCATACTCGACATGTTTATGCCAGTTGGTTTCAAACTGAGGTGTTTGATAAATCCGGCAGGCAAAGCTCTGGCTGACATCATTGGTGATTTTTTGAAGAATTGTTTTCATATTTCCGGCAGATAGCCCATTTTATCATATAAAGTGCTAAATATTGCTCATCGTTGATAAGATAGCATATTTTATTTCAAAAATAGCAGTTGCCAACTTTTTAAATTCAAACAATATTTGCTAAAAATAATTCACGATATGAAAATAATAACAGGGAAGAAAGAATTTTTTAGCGGCATTTCCGCAGTTCAGTATGAAGGCCCACGTACAGACAATCCGTTAGCCTATCGCTGGTATGATGAAAACAAAATAGTAGCCGGTAAACCCATGAAAGAGTGGCTGCGTTTTGCGGTAGCTTACTGGCATTCTTTTAATGGAACAGGTGCAGATCCTTTTGGTGAAGCCACACATCTGTTTGAATGGGATAAAAGCACTGACCCGATTGAGCGGGCAAAAGATAAAGCAGATGCTGCTTTTGAAATGATCACTAAACTTAATCTGCCTTATTACTGCTTCCACGATGTGGACGTGGTGGATTATACCAATAACATTGAAGACAACGAAAAGCGTTTGCAAACGCTGACCAAATACCTGAAGCAAAAACAGGAGGAAAGCGGGGTTAAATTACTATGGGGCACTGCTAACCTGTTCAGTCATCGCCGTTACATGAATGGGGCGTCCACCAATCCCGATTTTCACGTACTTACCCATGCAGCTGCTCAGGTGAAAGCAGCCCTTGATGCTACCATAGCGCTCGGGGGAGAAAACTACGTGTTCTGGGGTGGCCGGGAAGGATATATGAGTCTTTTGAATACTAATATGAAGCGGGAGAAGGAACACCTGGCAAGATTCCTGCAGGCCTCAAGAGATTATGCCCGCAAAAATGGATTCACCGGTACTTTCTTTATCGAGCCAAAACCATGTGAACCGACCAAACATCAGTACGACTATGATGCAGAGACTGTGATAGGCTTCCTCCGTCAATACGATCTGCTGGGTGACTTCAAGCTGAACCTCGAAGTGAACCACGCCACTTTAGCAGGACATACATTCCAACATGAACTCCAGGTAGCGATTGATGCTGGTTTGCTTGGAAGTATTGATGCCAACAGGGGAGACTACCAGAATGGCTGGGATACAGACCAGTTCCCTACCAACCTCAACGAACTTACCGAGGCCATGTTAATTATCCTGGAAGGCGGTGGCTTTAAGGGAGGAGGTATCAATTTTGATGCAAAGATCAGGAGAAATTCCACCGACCCGGCCGATCTTTTCTATGCTCATATAGGAGGGGTAGATAGTTTTGCACGCGCCCTTATCACTGCTGATGCCATCCTGGAAAAAAGTGCTTATAAGAAGATCCGCCAGGAGCGCTACGCTTCTTTTGACACAGAAGCTGCACAAACTTTTGAAGCCGGACAGGCCACACTCGAAAGCTTGCGTGCATATGCGGTTGCCAACGGAGAACCAGCAGCAACCAGTGGCAGACAGGAATACCTGGAGAACATTATCAATAATTATTTGTAAAATATTGTTGTAAGACAATGATCAACTCCGCCGGTTAAATACCGGCGGAGTTTTTTATGCATTATATCCCCGCAACAGAACATTTTTACTCATCATTTCAACATTTGTAGCAGTCGGTTGAGGGAATGGCTGATTATTTTGCAGGCGAAAAAAATATTTGCCAGATGTTTTTAAGAGTATTGATTTTTGTTTTTGCATGGTTGACTTTGACGATTCAAAACGGGTTTGCCCAGCGAAGTAGCCTTCCCCGGCGGGTTATACTCCTTTACGTAACAGCTTAAAATTTATAGGCGTATCCTATCCTGAACACCTGCGTTTCGAGGTAATCTGTGCTCGTATAGGTGAACCCGTTACCTGTTACATCGCGTTTAATGCGCAGCGTATTGGCGATATCAGTAGCATTTACAAAGAACTCATTTCTGCCAATGGTCTTTTTAGCACCCATATCTATAGAGAAACGGGAATAAATTTTTCCCTGCGGAACAATATCCGGTGCCAGGTAAATGGCGGTGAGCTGCAGTTCTACCTTGGATGGCAACTGAAACGTACTATTGAGCTTTACGTTGCCGGAAAACATTTCCACGCGGGGTGCTGTGTAGACAGTAGGTTCCGGATACTTGTTAAGTACGGTAAATGCGTCGATGATATTCTGATAGCCATTCATGTTTAATTGCAGGCTGGCCCATTTATTTATTTTTTGAGACAGGGTTACTTCCAGGCCAGACTGGTAGCTTTTTCCCGCATTCTGAAATACGTTGTAGATCAGATTGCTGTTACCCACGGTAGTGCCTATACGGGAAATGGTGGCTTCCATTCGTTTATGGTACAGGGCAGGGTAGAGGTAACCATTGCGCCAGTTCGTTTTGTAGCCCAGTTCAAAGGTATTGGTAAACTGAGGCCGCAGCTCCGGGTTACCTACCTTAATGATTTCCGCATCGTCATATTTAGGGAAGATACGGATGTCTACTTCATTAGGCCGGTCTACCCGACGATTATAAAACAGTGATAATTTGTTATGGTCGTTCAGATGATAAGCCAGTCTGATATTGGGAAATGGCTGTATATAGTGGTACCCGTTACTACGATAGGTATTATGTTGCGGGTTTACTTCATAGTTCAGGTCTACGTATTCCACCCGCATGCCGGCTTCTACTTCAAAGTCTTTATTTTCAAATACGAACATACCATATACCGCCGGAATGATTTCGCCGTAATTAGCCCAGCCACCGGCGGTGGTATCAAGCGGAGAATGCAGGCCTGGCTTGAATTGCATATTGGTAGGAATGTACCGGCGCCGGAATTTAACGCCTCCTTCAAAGCGACCGAACCGCAAAGGATGTATATAATCAGCCGTCAGATCTGCTACGTGTTCGTCTGATAGTAATTTAAATGAATCCAATCCGGTATAAGAAGGCATGATGTTCGTGAAAAAATACTTTTCGTCTTCCCGGTGAAAGGTATAGTTCAGGTTTACCTGCAGTATGCGTCCGGGTTGTTTAAACTGATGCTGCCAGCCGGCGGAGAGGGTAGCGGTGGTTTTTAGTTCATCTTCCAGAAACTGCCACAGACGCTGCCTTTCGGAGAGGTCGGCTTTAAAGAAAGGCTGGTCGCCCCGGTCGAGGATTTTTTCACTGCTGAACAAACCGGAGATGGTAAATAGATTTTTATCGTCTGGTTGCC
The genomic region above belongs to Chitinophaga sp. 180180018-3 and contains:
- the xylA gene encoding xylose isomerase, whose amino-acid sequence is MKIITGKKEFFSGISAVQYEGPRTDNPLAYRWYDENKIVAGKPMKEWLRFAVAYWHSFNGTGADPFGEATHLFEWDKSTDPIERAKDKADAAFEMITKLNLPYYCFHDVDVVDYTNNIEDNEKRLQTLTKYLKQKQEESGVKLLWGTANLFSHRRYMNGASTNPDFHVLTHAAAQVKAALDATIALGGENYVFWGGREGYMSLLNTNMKREKEHLARFLQASRDYARKNGFTGTFFIEPKPCEPTKHQYDYDAETVIGFLRQYDLLGDFKLNLEVNHATLAGHTFQHELQVAIDAGLLGSIDANRGDYQNGWDTDQFPTNLNELTEAMLIILEGGGFKGGGINFDAKIRRNSTDPADLFYAHIGGVDSFARALITADAILEKSAYKKIRQERYASFDTEAAQTFEAGQATLESLRAYAVANGEPAATSGRQEYLENIINNYL
- a CDS encoding AraC family transcriptional regulator; translated protein: MKTILQKITNDVSQSFACRIYQTPQFETNWHKHVEYELILILKGHGTAMIGDYVCDYSVNDLFFIAGNLPHWFRKNHPKMTGAALVIHFTNDCWGGELLQMAEMKAIQSLLRKNNGIQLEKNLKKEITESIQLMYRKRGFDKLMLLLQCLHKIGLSTQYKILTEDFTDTGNVVNPVIEKVIDFSFKHYQEKITLTQVAAIANMSIPNFCRFFKKNIKKTYFDFLRDLRISHACKLLTTGNQSILDICYESGYKSWAHFSKQFAEVKQQTPSQYRKTYLP
- a CDS encoding TonB-dependent receptor family protein, with amino-acid sequence MKRFISGILLVLVAMCSQAQKNTVTLSGLVKDTSNQAALAFVNVTLHKAHDSIFVTGTITSEEGRFSIAGIDHGNYLLKFSYLGYLTKWQPLLVGQLSNFLSVGHVSLQHSSVSISEVTITGKVDEVSEKMDKKTFSPAANISQAGGSALDAMKNLPGVTAGQDGKVLLRGSDKVMILIDGKQTALTGMGGQSGLDNIPASAIAKIEIINNPSAKYDANGNAGIINIIYKKEKSEGLNGKVGLTTGLGALWEKKGNLPGIRPQYTATPKVNPSLSLNYRKNKVNFFFQGDNLYTKTLNKNEFTEKWYEHGDAIIQQVKRNRTTNIITGKTGIDWQPDDKNLFTISGLFSSEKILDRGDQPFFKADLSERQRLWQFLEDELKTTATLSAGWQHQFKQPGRILQVNLNYTFHREDEKYFFTNIMPSYTGLDSFKLLSDEHVADLTADYIHPLRFGRFEGGVKFRRRYIPTNMQFKPGLHSPLDTTAGGWANYGEIIPAVYGMFVFENKDFEVEAGMRVEYVDLNYEVNPQHNTYRSNGYHYIQPFPNIRLAYHLNDHNKLSLFYNRRVDRPNEVDIRIFPKYDDAEIIKVGNPELRPQFTNTFELGYKTNWRNGYLYPALYHKRMEATISRIGTTVGNSNLIYNVFQNAGKSYQSGLEVTLSQKINKWASLQLNMNGYQNIIDAFTVLNKYPEPTVYTAPRVEMFSGNVKLNSTFQLPSKVELQLTAIYLAPDIVPQGKIYSRFSIDMGAKKTIGRNEFFVNATDIANTLRIKRDVTGNGFTYTSTDYLETQVFRIGYAYKF